A window of Punica granatum isolate Tunisia-2019 chromosome 8, ASM765513v2, whole genome shotgun sequence genomic DNA:
TTAATGATATTTGGACATCGATCTAATCCTGTCCTCAATACTTCTAGTGAATTTTGAATTCATATTACTACAGATAAAATTTTTCCATTGAGAGTTCAATTTATTGTTGAATCACATTCTCGTGCTCCATCCTATTCCTTTCAACATATATCGCCGTTTATACGAGTCTTGCCATCATCGATCATTCGGTGAAGAGGCCCTGATCAATGATTATGTTAACGTTTGCCCTGAATTTTATAGTGGAGACACTAATTCACGGACAATTTTGTAGAATATATACAGGGAAACAATCCTACAATTACGGAGTCCTCGACGGattaaagataaaataatgcTAGGTATAATGTGACATAATATTGACTAGGTTTCTGTCTATTTTTCTAAGAGCATGTCAACAAGCCTCTCCATCGATCATGTGAAAGATACAAGAATCAAGGTATACTTAatagaattaaatttaataaacgTTGACTTAGATTTGAGTGCGAACATATCATTGGGTTATTTGCACTGGTCAActtctatatataaaaaaataataataactaaaattatgaaaatccCAATCCACTAGGCGCGCCCAAACTTAATCACTATTCAACTTTCAATTTGTTTCTAATTACTGATTCCATGGGCTGGCTGAAGTTAGTCGCCACCTCGTTTATACTAATTAAGTACTGTAGAAAATAACATTTGTATATTCTTTGGTCTAGtagacaaataatatatatgcgaCCGGCCTTATGGATAGATCTCCAAAGCATTGTTGCCTAAACTCATCCTTCTCGGCTCCCTTGATCATCTCCAAAAAGACAATCATGTGTCCGAGGGACGCTGGTGCAGACACAAAGTCGGCTCCGCAGTCAGGGCAACCGTTTCACGCCCCACCACCTCCTTCAGCGCCAGGATTTGTGGTTGTTGCTCCTCCTACCCCGAGCCAAGTGCCTAAGGGATGGACCACGGGCCTCTGTGATTGTTTCGACGATCCATCCAACTGTAAGTTGTAAAGTTTCAGGCCAAAAAAGTGAAATGTTGTCCAGCCCAAAATAGACGAGAAACGTCGTCGTATGTGATTTCGATTTATTACTCTTTTGATCCGGTTGTGAATTTCTAATCATGGATTAGGCTGCATCACCTTCTTCTGCCCCTGCGTCACTTTTGGCCAGACTGCGGAGGTCATTGACAAGGGAAACACTTGTGAGTTAACTAATTTTAATCCCATAgatgtttttattttctcataacTATGCCGAggtcattaattaatttattatatcatctaatattccatttattatttatcttttttttgggggggggggggggaatttCGGCGATGAATTAAAGCCTGCTTCTGTGCGGGAACGATATGCGTGCTGTTGTGGTACTTCTTCGGGGTTTTCTGCTGCTACACATGCACTTATCGGACCAAGCTCCGGGGCCTCTACTCGTTGCCTGGCGACATGTGCGACGACTGCTGCACTCACTGTTTGTGCACCTACTGCGCCCTCTGCCAGGAGTACCGTGAGCTCAAGAACCGTGACCTCGATCCATCCATTGGTAAGTTCCCATGAGTACCCGTCCGGCCAGATTAACGATGATCTCgatatcgatatgcttacTTTTGTTGGTTTTGTGTGATGTATGGGATATGATCAACTTGTAAAAGGATGGGTTGCGAACCAGCAAAAGATGCAACAGCCAATCCCAGATGTTCTGCCCCCAGCGGTTCCAATGGGCATGATGCGTAATTAAGTCTATCAAAAGCTTCCCAGTCAGCCTTTTCATCTAGGACGATCAAGTTTGGAGCTATCGTTTGTAATCGAGTTTGcttatatatacttttaatCTTATTTTGATCAAATATTGTGTACGTACTTGTTAATGGTTTGTGATGGTTGTTAGTTCTATGCCCTAGAGTCGATATATGTATTTGGAGAATTCCTATTTATGACAATGATATTTATTCTgttatttattaattgtttATGTTACTCCATAAGATACTTGACAGATGCTTTATTCTCAAATAGTTGAGAATATGAGTGGCAGAGTATTCTGGTACCAATTTCTTTAAACCATTCACAGTCGTATGAATCTTAGCAGGGCACTATCATTCCGGATAGACCGTCACCTTTGTTTGCATCCATGATATGTATAGAAAACCTAATAAAAATGGAATAGTGAGCCTCATGctatttgatatttgatatcgAGACAGACACGTAGACACTTACAGAGATAAGTAAGTCGAATTGTGACGCGTAGATAATATTCATGTGGCACTTTACTGTTAtcaatgaatattatctgGACCGTGTcagtgcatatagtccttagacctgagatTGCACGGTTATCTCATACATGGGTAATTAGGATTTGGTTTTGCTTATATACTTGTGCTAAGCATAGATATCCGACAGACGGTGGTCCTAATTAGTTGTGTATGGAAGTAAGTGTCTAGTCAAGAAGGGATTCATTGACTTGAGTAAACAGGGAAAGATCCTATGGGTTTGAGTTCTGTTCTTGACTGAAAAATCTTTGACCAAGGAGAATAAACTtaaatagaaaagagtttcCAGTTTAAGTTCTATTGATCTATGAATAGAAGCTCAGAGATTCCACATGATCAGTTATAGGATTTGACATTAACCATGACTCTGGTTAGCTCAAGATTTGCAATGAAGGGATTCAAGTGCATAACATATATTGGTTCATTAAAATGTCTTAATCGCACATTCGTCACTAATTGGATTATCGTGATATGCTACTAGGCGTCACTCATGATCTTTGGGAACCAAAGGCATTTTGGAAATCGTGGTTTTGGTTGTGGAAAGGAGTTCCCGACAATGTCAAAGTGGTTGACATTATAGTCTCATTGTCATTTAGTGATGAACATAATTAGTCACACACAATGAACGTGTTTGAGCTAAGAACTAATTGATTCTAATTAAGGCAGTTAATTAGTAATCAATTATCGGATTAGACTTGCAATGTAGTGCTAGCACATCCCGAAGTCAAATCCAACATTGAGGTAGACTCGTTGAAGGAAttattatattcaatataaTAATGTCCTTAATTGGGaagttactatatatatagaacgTGATGCGGCAGAtgacctggcaagtcggtacctggagaaaaataggttttgacgaccctatttcgaaggaaacggcCTCAAGAGCAAAACTCACGGCCTTTGGCcgtgaaaagacgagatttaggCCGAATTTCATCGTGGAGGGCTTCAAAtgggcaatttatgttaattagggcgttttttgctattttaggaaatagtttatctttaagaatatttcgatattttaggagatagtttatctttaaggatattttgtttctttcgatttattctcattttctctatttaaacgTTGTAAGTCCTAGGGCAAAAAAATTcgtcttttggattatcaataaaattcagaactTTCGTgttttgtccaatctcggatcgattcgagtttgatgcctatttcctggtattcgtagaatcaacaggtatagaaggtcgtagttccagTATTCGTGCACGAATCAAagggtctgtgacggttagTCGCGTTGTATgatgcgtcagttggtatcaaagccgcGTTCGCTCTTGGATCAGCTATGCCACCCCGAAGAACGGCTAATCAACGTCGTGTTGCGGAGGAGAACGAACTGGATTGGAAGATCGAAGACATATCATATGATGAAGCCAATCCAGTTTTCGATATATATCCAGatgaagatcaagaagaagttgcagaatttgtatttgatgatcaaggaaAACCAACGTTCGTTGTCAATAAATCCGTATTAAAGGATATTGGAGGTGATaaactttttcattattgTGCTCATATTGAGGATATTCTAGATGAAGAAATTTCCAATGCAAGGAAAGATGCATGGATGCTTACGGTGCCGATTTCAGAGGTTATTCAGTTGCCAAAGTTAGTCGAAGTGCACGTGTCTCGATCAAGAAAGCAAAGATTCAATGAAAGTGTTTATTAGCTAATAGGTGTACGGAATTTTATGTACGAAGAATTAAGAGAAAGAGTTCGCAAAGAGAATGAGGCATTCAAGTGGCAAATGAGAAAGCAGCAGAAGCATATTAGTCTTTCTATTCGTGAAGATCAAGGTGATAGCTCGAACGATGACAATTCGATGGCGAATTCTTTCCATTCATGGGAGAATGATACGGCAGACGAGCTGGAA
This region includes:
- the LOC116189223 gene encoding protein PLANT CADMIUM RESISTANCE 3-like → MCPRDAGADTKSAPQSGQPFHAPPPPSAPGFVVVAPPTPSQVPKGWTTGLCDCFDDPSNCCITFFCPCVTFGQTAEVIDKGNTSCFCAGTICVLLWYFFGVFCCYTCTYRTKLRGLYSLPGDMCDDCCTHCLCTYCALCQEYRELKNRDLDPSIGWVANQQKMQQPIPDVLPPAVPMGMMRN